In the genome of Desulfovibrio desulfuricans, one region contains:
- a CDS encoding PLP-dependent cysteine synthase family protein, whose amino-acid sequence MHLSERIGNTPLIFLEHISHMIGGRVFIKYEVCNPFGSALDRTAFSYLQQGINTGELKPDGCIIESSTGNLAISLAYLCAAQRVTLLVVMPEPEDDRIPNLLRLLRAQVTFTPRNQGMAAAAKVASNMHIDTWNSYYSDQFHNNEGPQTHYRSTGKEIVDQCNELAIQPDIFIAGVGSGATFMGVGSRLREAFPSIQLVAVEPAESPVLSGGKSAPHAFHGIGAGFIPDIFNYKLDPKIFPVCIEDAVRASRRILNKEGLPCGLTTGANLYAALQLVGRPEYRGKNIIIMGHDGIERDLGVKMLGAGQF is encoded by the coding sequence ATGCATTTATCTGAACGTATCGGGAATACCCCCCTCATTTTCCTTGAGCACATCTCTCATATGATTGGGGGAAGGGTTTTTATCAAGTACGAAGTATGCAATCCATTTGGCTCCGCACTCGACAGAACAGCATTTAGCTATTTGCAACAGGGCATTAATACCGGAGAATTAAAACCGGATGGTTGCATTATTGAATCTTCAACCGGAAATCTTGCAATCAGTTTAGCCTATCTGTGTGCTGCGCAGCGGGTAACGCTGTTGGTCGTCATGCCGGAACCAGAGGACGACAGAATTCCCAACCTGCTTAGGTTACTTCGTGCACAGGTTACTTTCACCCCTCGCAATCAGGGAATGGCGGCAGCTGCAAAAGTTGCGAGCAATATGCACATAGACACTTGGAATTCCTACTACTCAGATCAATTCCACAACAATGAAGGGCCCCAAACTCACTACCGCTCAACTGGAAAAGAAATCGTAGATCAGTGCAACGAATTAGCGATCCAACCAGACATTTTCATTGCCGGAGTCGGGTCTGGGGCCACATTCATGGGCGTTGGTAGCCGCCTGCGGGAAGCATTTCCATCAATCCAGCTTGTTGCAGTAGAACCTGCAGAATCCCCAGTGCTCTCAGGTGGCAAATCGGCGCCACATGCATTTCATGGCATTGGAGCCGGTTTTATACCGGATATTTTCAATTACAAGCTGGATCCCAAAATTTTCCCCGTTTGCATAGAAGATGCCGTACGCGCTAGTCGCCGAATACTTAACAAGGAAGGGCTGCCCTGCGGTTTGACCACGGGGGCCAATCTGTATGCCGCCCTGCAATTGGTTGGACGACCGGAGTATCGCGGCAAAAACATTATCATCATGGGGCACGACGGGATTGAACGTGATCTTGGCGTTAAAATGCTTGGCGCAGGACAATTCTAA
- the lpdA gene encoding dihydrolipoyl dehydrogenase, which translates to MQITIIGAGPGGYTAAFAAAKRGAKVTLIEANLLGGTCLNCGCIPTKTLKSSAEVFEAIKRSKEFGITTTEAQVDMPAIIARKRKISEGLRNGLEKTCHSLGVRIIKGRGSVVSASLVRVMLPDATVCEVQGDKVIIATGSSVLNLPSLPIDKRYVLSSDDALELTQVPARLLVVGGGVVGCELAFIFRSFGSEVTIVEGQNRLLPIPSVDGAMCKVLMREAKKKGIKTLLCRTVTATETSEATVRVTLGPSPFLPQELIPADAKEASTLEVDCVFTTVGRKPNIEGLGLIEASIQLNKRGYIAVNEHLETSVPGIYAIGDILGPEHIMLAHVASAEAQVAVENCFGASCTPDYDIVPSGIFTTPEIGEVGLTEDQATAKGLKICVATSLVRELGKAHAMGELQGEFRLIVDAVSKKLLGAHFIGAHATDLIAEAALALKMNATAKDIARTIHAHPTLAEGIMETAALLSGTSN; encoded by the coding sequence ATGCAGATCACTATCATAGGTGCAGGGCCTGGTGGGTACACAGCCGCCTTTGCTGCTGCCAAGCGAGGCGCAAAAGTTACACTGATCGAAGCCAATCTTCTTGGTGGAACATGTCTGAATTGTGGGTGTATTCCGACAAAAACATTGAAGTCCTCTGCAGAAGTATTCGAAGCCATTAAGAGAAGTAAAGAATTTGGCATTACGACTACTGAGGCGCAGGTGGACATGCCTGCCATCATTGCTAGAAAAAGGAAAATTTCTGAAGGGTTAAGAAATGGTCTGGAAAAAACCTGCCACAGTCTGGGCGTGAGGATTATCAAAGGGCGGGGCTCGGTGGTGAGCGCGTCTCTCGTACGGGTGATGCTGCCTGACGCGACAGTGTGCGAAGTTCAGGGGGACAAAGTTATCATAGCGACAGGGTCCAGTGTCCTTAACCTCCCCAGCTTGCCAATTGATAAAAGATATGTGCTTTCCAGCGATGATGCTTTGGAATTGACACAAGTGCCTGCCCGGTTGCTGGTTGTCGGTGGTGGCGTTGTTGGCTGTGAGCTTGCATTTATCTTCCGGTCATTTGGCAGCGAAGTGACCATTGTAGAAGGCCAAAATCGCTTACTCCCTATTCCTTCCGTAGATGGAGCCATGTGCAAGGTCTTGATGCGTGAAGCCAAGAAAAAGGGCATCAAGACTCTACTTTGCCGAACTGTGACAGCTACGGAAACAAGCGAAGCAACTGTTCGAGTGACGCTGGGGCCCTCACCGTTCCTACCTCAAGAGCTGATCCCTGCAGACGCAAAAGAAGCAAGCACCCTTGAGGTTGACTGCGTGTTTACGACTGTGGGCCGTAAACCTAACATAGAGGGGCTTGGTCTTATAGAAGCAAGCATACAATTGAACAAACGCGGTTATATTGCCGTCAACGAACACCTGGAAACCTCGGTGCCAGGAATTTACGCAATTGGCGACATACTCGGACCAGAACACATCATGCTTGCCCACGTTGCATCCGCAGAAGCTCAGGTTGCCGTCGAAAACTGCTTCGGTGCATCATGCACACCAGATTATGACATAGTTCCCTCAGGCATTTTCACCACGCCAGAAATCGGTGAAGTTGGGTTGACCGAGGATCAAGCTACTGCCAAAGGGCTGAAAATTTGTGTGGCGACATCACTCGTGCGGGAATTGGGCAAAGCCCATGCCATGGGAGAATTGCAGGGAGAATTCCGTTTGATTGTTGACGCCGTGTCCAAAAAATTACTGGGAGCCCATTTCATCGGTGCTCACGCCACGGATCTCATCGCAGAAGCAGCCCTTGCTTTAAAAATGAATGCCACTGCAAAGGATATTGCCCGCACGATCCATGCCCATCCAACATTAGCCGAGGGGATAATGGAAACGGCCGCCCTCCTTTCCGGGACGTCAAACTGA
- a CDS encoding OsmC family protein has product MQVNIKYNREGDVHTLKTEDGAFPGITVDNTGLPEEKKSGTAKQLLGCAAVFCYMSALVGSMEARNVPFSHVSATAALEVGKNDIGLGRITKIIIDANVTIPGDSEEIFARVEKVMRKGCLVTSSLHDGIEMEYKLNHTCKG; this is encoded by the coding sequence ATGCAAGTGAACATTAAATACAACCGCGAAGGGGATGTCCACACCTTGAAAACTGAAGATGGCGCGTTTCCGGGTATTACTGTGGACAATACTGGCCTTCCTGAAGAAAAAAAAAGTGGAACCGCTAAGCAGCTATTGGGGTGTGCCGCGGTATTTTGCTACATGTCAGCACTTGTAGGTTCAATGGAAGCGCGCAATGTGCCTTTTTCGCACGTGTCAGCAACCGCAGCCCTTGAGGTTGGCAAAAACGACATTGGGCTTGGGCGCATCACAAAAATCATTATAGATGCAAATGTTACAATCCCTGGTGATTCTGAGGAGATATTTGCTCGTGTGGAAAAAGTAATGCGCAAGGGATGCCTTGTAACCTCATCACTACACGATGGCATCGAAATGGAATACAAACTTAACCATACCTGTAAAGGATAA
- a CDS encoding sigma-54 interaction domain-containing protein produces MMENLSFRDLSVKLMQTLSLDEMARQLCFFLIDAVPSDRMLWYTVDRTAHSMDVLVDYTRGSTTRSYTRKVPRLLRSKGMKSLRHNVHRDVFVCHRSAAVQDVYRYMRDAFGSFYNSFLCICIPSKEENILQVVFWMSLDAENYTEKHVDFIVDFRPLLQAAADRFFYEWDTVSLSIKDDGVVDRSSEELLRRCKGLDPTMKLVEAVAATKATVLLCGESGVGKEIVAAALHALSHMRQAPLIRVNCGALPENLIDSELFGHERGSFTGASGAHVGFFEQAAGGTLFLDEVGELSLAAQVRLLRALETKEIRRVGGTRDIPVDVRIIAATNRDLWEQVSHGAFREDLLYRLDVFTITIPPLSARANDIPVLAEHFYSRFVHTQGIAHPPLLTRAFIQSLVGLEWPGNVRQLRHAVERSIIFSLALEEKKLGAVDGYVRNQRENLPMNDKKNKRGLVPDEQRIRDALTKSVNRIQGSEGAAKLLGIPPSTLRKYMRMYGIPLPREQRTGKFTSHGE; encoded by the coding sequence ATGATGGAAAATTTGTCTTTTCGAGACCTATCAGTCAAACTTATGCAAACGCTTTCACTAGATGAAATGGCGCGACAACTTTGTTTCTTTTTGATTGATGCTGTTCCATCAGACAGAATGTTGTGGTATACTGTTGACCGCACTGCTCATTCAATGGATGTTTTAGTTGATTATACACGTGGGAGCACCACACGATCATACACACGTAAAGTCCCTCGTCTGTTACGTTCAAAAGGGATGAAATCACTGCGCCATAACGTACATCGTGATGTTTTTGTGTGTCATCGCTCTGCAGCAGTTCAAGATGTTTATCGATATATGAGAGATGCTTTCGGCAGCTTCTATAATTCTTTTTTATGCATTTGTATCCCTTCAAAGGAAGAAAATATACTTCAGGTTGTTTTTTGGATGTCGTTAGACGCTGAAAATTATACTGAAAAACACGTTGATTTTATTGTTGATTTTCGTCCATTGCTACAGGCTGCAGCTGATAGGTTCTTTTATGAATGGGACACGGTGTCTTTATCAATAAAGGACGACGGTGTTGTTGACAGATCCTCAGAGGAACTGTTGCGGCGTTGCAAAGGGTTGGACCCTACCATGAAACTCGTTGAGGCTGTGGCAGCGACCAAGGCAACGGTGCTGTTATGTGGGGAAAGCGGCGTCGGAAAAGAAATTGTGGCAGCCGCTCTTCACGCACTTTCTCACATGCGGCAGGCGCCACTGATTAGGGTAAACTGTGGAGCTTTGCCGGAGAACCTGATTGATAGTGAATTGTTTGGGCATGAGCGGGGTTCTTTTACTGGCGCATCAGGAGCACATGTGGGTTTTTTTGAACAGGCCGCAGGGGGGACGCTTTTTCTCGATGAAGTAGGAGAGTTGAGTCTTGCAGCTCAGGTGCGATTGCTTCGAGCGTTGGAGACAAAAGAAATACGCCGTGTGGGAGGAACCCGTGACATCCCTGTTGACGTCCGTATAATAGCCGCCACAAATCGCGATCTGTGGGAACAGGTCAGCCATGGGGCCTTTAGGGAAGATTTGCTGTACCGACTTGATGTTTTTACCATTACTATCCCTCCATTGAGCGCGCGTGCTAATGACATTCCTGTACTGGCTGAGCACTTCTACTCAAGATTTGTGCATACCCAAGGCATTGCGCATCCACCTTTGCTGACCAGGGCATTCATCCAATCGCTGGTTGGGCTTGAGTGGCCGGGAAACGTACGTCAACTGAGGCATGCGGTTGAAAGATCAATTATTTTCAGCCTCGCACTGGAAGAAAAAAAATTGGGAGCTGTGGATGGTTATGTCCGTAATCAGCGAGAGAATCTCCCGATGAATGATAAAAAAAATAAGCGAGGGCTCGTTCCTGATGAGCAGAGAATACGAGATGCGTTGACGAAGTCGGTTAACAGGATTCAAGGCAGCGAGGGGGCGGCGAAGCTTTTGGGGATCCCCCCAAGCACGCTACGTAAATATATGCGTATGTATGGTATTCCGTTGCCACGAGAACAGCGTACTGGCAAGTTTACCTCTCATGGGGAGTGA
- a CDS encoding IS3 family transposase, with amino-acid sequence MCRRRTRLCKSRTRLFKKVVSLPIRTRMGSAPKRVLFKIIDGMRVRSSLATLLHFSGLSRSGYYKWRMAISRADSEADITAHIKTIHSMRPFYGYRRMTVVLRREGFVVNHKRVYRLMRKLGIQSVIRKKRRYFGKSGSTVFPNLLGRNFKAQRPNKKLATDITYLPTTSGFIYLSVVQDLYNNEVVAHVLSSRNDLALVLATLDKLRAMPGAVVHSDQGFQYTHKLYHNQLEKLQLQGSHSRKGNCLDNACVESFFSHLKAEIFLGKSVQGKDENSTLIEEYIRFYNTERFQKRLGQLSPVEYREKLAA; translated from the coding sequence ATCTGTAGAAGAAGAACTCGCCTATGTAAAAGCAGAACGAGACTATTTAAAAAAGTTGTATCGCTCCCGATTCGGACACGAATGGGGAGCGCACCCAAAAGAGTTCTGTTCAAAATAATTGATGGGATGCGCGTTCGTTCATCTTTGGCAACATTGTTACACTTTTCTGGCCTATCCAGATCCGGTTATTACAAATGGAGAATGGCAATCTCTAGAGCGGATAGTGAGGCCGACATTACAGCCCATATTAAAACTATCCATTCCATGCGGCCATTTTATGGCTATCGCCGCATGACGGTGGTCTTGCGCCGTGAAGGCTTTGTCGTGAACCACAAACGTGTTTATCGGCTTATGCGCAAGCTCGGTATCCAGTCCGTTATTCGCAAAAAGCGTCGTTACTTTGGTAAATCCGGCAGCACCGTGTTCCCGAATCTGCTTGGACGTAACTTCAAAGCTCAACGCCCCAACAAGAAACTTGCGACAGATATAACCTATTTGCCCACAACTAGCGGCTTCATTTATCTGTCTGTGGTGCAAGACTTGTACAACAATGAAGTCGTGGCACACGTCCTCTCATCCCGAAATGACCTGGCTCTGGTGCTCGCCACATTAGACAAACTTCGGGCAATGCCAGGCGCGGTAGTGCATTCAGATCAAGGATTTCAATACACTCACAAGTTGTATCATAACCAGCTTGAAAAGTTGCAGCTCCAAGGAAGCCATTCGCGGAAGGGCAACTGCTTGGATAATGCATGCGTTGAGTCATTCTTCTCACATTTGAAGGCTGAAATTTTTCTCGGGAAATCAGTGCAGGGCAAAGACGAAAACAGCACTCTGATTGAAGAGTATATACGTTTCTACAACACTGAACGATTCCAGAAAAGGCTCGGCCAACTTTCCCCGGTAGAATACCGGGAAAAACTGGCCGCTTAA
- a CDS encoding transposase family protein: MPTRATFIFRPKKRREGPVERLLIGLRDFAIEKVVSRTPPVFEVRWTGKNACPHCACDNLRVKDSFWRTIRNISIHGRASRLLVRCHKYRCESCGRYFNTTDLQE, encoded by the coding sequence ATGCCCACCAGGGCAACCTTTATTTTCCGACCAAAGAAAAGAAGAGAAGGCCCTGTGGAAAGATTGTTAATTGGCTTGCGGGATTTTGCAATCGAAAAAGTGGTGAGTCGTACGCCCCCGGTTTTTGAGGTCAGATGGACGGGCAAGAACGCTTGTCCTCATTGCGCGTGCGATAATTTACGCGTCAAGGACTCATTTTGGCGGACGATCCGTAATATTTCCATTCATGGAAGGGCGTCACGTCTGTTAGTTCGCTGCCATAAATACCGATGCGAGAGCTGCGGCAGATATTTTAATACCACAGACTTGCAGGAATAA
- a CDS encoding ISL3 family transposase produces the protein MWSRTTELLKRNIFQAYNKGVTCKEIADEHRIGVASVERYYHQMMPHKSSHWANRTCPRILGIDEHRFTRRQGFATTFCDLARRRVFDVVKGRSAADMRDFLQSLQGRHKVKMVCIDMNSAYRRLVREWFPNARIVADRFHVIRLVNQHFSELCKAIDEKQLAHGRGGMMRLLLTRRDQLTDSQKERLRTYFADRPDIESLYEFLHDTADLLRVRAQSIDSCRKYVAELLDKIDQLRKTSFAPLRTLGKTLHNWREEVARMFRFTRNNGITEGFHRKMKLIQRRAYGFRNFENYRLRVRVLCC, from the coding sequence GTGTGGAGCAGGACAACAGAGCTGCTTAAGCGCAACATATTTCAGGCTTACAACAAAGGTGTTACCTGTAAGGAAATCGCCGATGAGCACCGGATTGGCGTTGCCAGCGTGGAGCGGTACTACCACCAGATGATGCCGCACAAGAGCAGCCACTGGGCAAACCGTACATGCCCGCGCATTCTGGGCATTGATGAGCATAGATTTACGCGCAGGCAGGGATTTGCGACCACCTTTTGCGACTTGGCCCGCCGCAGGGTATTTGACGTGGTAAAAGGGCGCAGTGCCGCCGATATGCGCGATTTTTTGCAATCACTGCAAGGCCGCCATAAAGTCAAAATGGTCTGTATTGATATGAACTCTGCGTATCGGCGACTTGTGCGGGAGTGGTTTCCCAATGCGCGCATTGTTGCGGACAGGTTTCATGTTATCAGGCTGGTGAATCAACACTTTTCAGAGCTGTGTAAAGCAATTGATGAAAAACAACTTGCCCATGGGCGCGGCGGTATGATGCGTCTTTTGCTGACTCGCCGTGATCAGTTAACAGACTCACAGAAAGAGCGATTACGAACATACTTTGCTGACAGGCCGGACATTGAATCACTGTACGAATTTTTGCATGACACCGCCGATTTATTGCGTGTGCGAGCGCAAAGTATCGATTCTTGCCGCAAGTATGTTGCTGAATTATTAGATAAAATTGATCAACTTCGAAAAACTAGCTTCGCGCCGTTGCGTACCCTGGGCAAGACGTTGCATAATTGGCGGGAAGAAGTGGCCCGAATGTTCCGCTTTACCCGGAATAACGGCATCACAGAAGGTTTTCACCGAAAAATGAAGTTGATTCAGCGGCGTGCGTATGGCTTTCGTAACTTCGAAAATTACCGCCTGCGTGTGCGCGTTTTGTGCTGCTGA
- a CDS encoding sigma-54 interaction domain-containing protein, with protein MQKSGATTSRSGNVSRASASVDSHREEQLRLLLDLSNVVNSATDVGVALNKALQLMAEHLHMMRGAITLISPNSGEIRIEAAYGLKPAEARRGRYVRGEGITGRVIETGRSMYISNVSEEPLFLNRTRSRDLGKEGISFICVPIRLNDQVVGALSVDHLLVDDATLEDEMRLLTIISTLLGHAALESQGRMDEEASSPLRPRGFVGNSEVMQKVYAQIAQVAPSSTTVFLQGESGTGKELAARSIHAGSTRANKPFISLNCAALPENLIESELFGHERGAFTGANATRKGRFELANGGTLFLDEVGELSLMTQAKLLRVLQERAFERLGGMETHYVDVRFITATNRDLEKMVEEETFRRDLFYRLNVFPIFLPPLSFRPEDILPLANHFIKKYALANGRSNVRLSLSVMDMLQRYSWPGNIRELENVMERAVLLLGREGLVLPQHLPPALHGNRAAAATSGHAPGLLRQGLSGSLQEQLDELERASITEALEYSQGQMGKAAASLGLTERIMALRMKKYGITYKAFRPVYRREEEA; from the coding sequence ATGCAAAAATCCGGCGCTACAACCTCCCGTTCAGGCAACGTATCTCGCGCATCCGCCAGTGTGGACAGCCACCGCGAAGAGCAGCTGCGCCTCCTTCTGGACCTGTCCAACGTGGTCAACTCGGCTACCGATGTGGGCGTTGCCCTGAACAAGGCGCTGCAGCTTATGGCCGAGCACCTGCACATGATGCGCGGGGCCATCACGCTTATCTCGCCCAACAGCGGCGAAATCCGCATTGAGGCGGCCTACGGTCTCAAACCGGCAGAGGCCCGCCGAGGCCGCTATGTGCGAGGCGAGGGCATCACCGGGCGCGTTATCGAAACCGGGCGCTCCATGTATATATCTAATGTTTCCGAAGAGCCGCTGTTTCTGAACCGCACCCGTTCACGCGATCTGGGCAAAGAGGGTATTTCGTTTATCTGCGTGCCCATCCGCCTCAACGATCAGGTTGTGGGCGCGCTTTCGGTTGACCATCTGCTGGTGGACGACGCCACGCTTGAAGACGAAATGCGCCTGCTCACCATCATTTCTACCCTGCTTGGGCATGCAGCCCTTGAATCACAGGGACGCATGGACGAGGAAGCCTCCTCCCCCCTACGGCCGCGCGGTTTTGTGGGCAATTCTGAAGTAATGCAAAAGGTTTACGCACAGATAGCCCAGGTGGCTCCGTCAAGCACGACGGTTTTTTTGCAGGGAGAATCCGGCACGGGCAAGGAGCTTGCCGCGCGGTCCATCCACGCGGGCAGCACGCGCGCCAACAAGCCCTTTATCTCGCTCAACTGCGCCGCCCTGCCTGAAAACCTCATTGAAAGCGAGCTGTTCGGGCATGAACGCGGGGCCTTTACCGGGGCCAACGCTACCCGCAAGGGGCGCTTTGAACTTGCCAACGGCGGCACGCTGTTTTTGGATGAAGTAGGCGAACTCTCACTCATGACCCAGGCAAAACTGCTGCGTGTGCTGCAAGAGAGGGCCTTTGAGCGTCTGGGCGGCATGGAAACCCACTACGTTGACGTGCGCTTTATCACCGCCACCAACCGCGATCTGGAAAAAATGGTCGAAGAAGAAACCTTCCGACGCGACCTTTTCTACCGTCTCAATGTGTTTCCCATATTTTTGCCGCCTCTGAGCTTCCGGCCAGAAGACATCCTGCCGCTGGCCAACCATTTCATAAAAAAATATGCGCTGGCCAATGGCCGCAGCAATGTGCGCCTGTCCCTTTCTGTAATGGATATGCTGCAGCGCTACAGCTGGCCGGGCAACATCCGCGAGCTGGAAAACGTCATGGAGCGCGCCGTGCTGCTGCTCGGACGCGAGGGCCTTGTACTGCCCCAGCATCTGCCCCCCGCCCTGCACGGCAACCGCGCCGCCGCCGCTACATCGGGACACGCGCCGGGCCTGCTCAGGCAAGGGCTATCTGGCAGCTTGCAGGAGCAGCTTGACGAGCTGGAGCGGGCATCCATTACCGAGGCCCTTGAATACAGCCAGGGGCAGATGGGTAAAGCCGCGGCCAGCCTGGGTCTGACAGAAAGAATCATGGCCCTGCGCATGAAAAAATACGGCATCACTTACAAGGCTTTTCGGCCTGTGTACCGTAGGGAAGAAGAGGCGTAG
- a CDS encoding ammonium transporter: MNASDTAFILICASMVMLMTPALALFYGGLVRSRNILSTHMHSYGALALISVLWAIVGYTLAFGEDVGGIIGDLSYLFLKGVGGESAPAAAQLPHTVFMGYQCMFAALTVALISGAYAERIRFSAMLVFSGLWLLFVYSPMAHWVWGGGWMSKMGALDFAGGAVVHMSSGAAALACAQALGPRLSTGASHATPNNLPLTLLGGGLLWFGWFGFNAGSALASGPLAGQALVTTHMASACGILGWMLVEWIRTGKPTSLGAISGALAGLVAITPGAGYVEVLPAMLIGFVGGIICYGGVLLKNKFGYDDALDVVGIHGVGGTWGALATGLFACAAINNTDGLFYGNPSQAWIQIVSIVATWGYCYIVSRIILYVVDAVVGLRVTPEEEFTGLDLSEHNERGYSL, encoded by the coding sequence ATGAACGCCTCGGATACTGCATTTATTCTGATCTGCGCCTCCATGGTCATGCTGATGACCCCGGCGCTAGCCCTCTTTTACGGTGGCCTTGTTCGCTCCCGCAATATTTTGTCCACCCATATGCACAGCTACGGCGCGCTGGCGCTCATCTCTGTACTTTGGGCCATTGTGGGATACACCCTGGCTTTTGGCGAAGATGTGGGCGGCATAATCGGCGATCTTTCCTACCTCTTCCTCAAGGGTGTTGGTGGTGAATCGGCTCCTGCTGCCGCGCAGCTGCCCCACACGGTATTTATGGGTTATCAGTGCATGTTTGCTGCTCTTACCGTGGCCCTTATTTCAGGCGCCTACGCTGAGCGCATCCGCTTTTCCGCCATGCTTGTTTTCTCTGGCTTGTGGCTGCTCTTTGTTTACTCGCCCATGGCCCACTGGGTGTGGGGCGGCGGCTGGATGAGCAAAATGGGCGCCCTTGACTTTGCTGGCGGCGCGGTTGTGCACATGTCTTCCGGCGCGGCGGCTCTTGCCTGTGCCCAGGCTCTTGGACCGCGGCTTTCTACCGGCGCTTCGCACGCCACGCCCAACAACCTGCCCCTCACCCTTCTTGGCGGCGGCCTGCTGTGGTTTGGCTGGTTCGGCTTTAACGCTGGCAGCGCCCTGGCTTCCGGTCCCCTTGCTGGTCAGGCCCTTGTAACCACCCATATGGCTTCTGCCTGCGGTATTCTTGGCTGGATGCTCGTTGAATGGATTCGTACCGGCAAGCCCACGAGCCTTGGCGCCATCTCCGGCGCGCTGGCCGGGCTTGTGGCCATCACCCCCGGCGCGGGCTATGTTGAAGTGCTGCCCGCCATGCTCATCGGTTTTGTCGGCGGCATCATCTGCTACGGCGGCGTGCTGCTGAAGAACAAGTTTGGCTACGACGACGCCCTTGACGTGGTGGGCATCCACGGCGTCGGCGGCACCTGGGGCGCGCTTGCTACCGGCCTGTTTGCCTGCGCCGCCATCAACAACACCGACGGCCTGTTCTACGGCAATCCCAGCCAGGCCTGGATCCAGATCGTGTCCATTGTGGCTACCTGGGGTTATTGCTACATTGTTTCCCGAATCATCCTCTATGTGGTTGACGCTGTAGTCGGCCTGCGGGTTACGCCTGAAGAGGAATTCACCGGCCTCGATTTGAGCGAGCACAACGAACGCGGCTACTCCCTGTAG
- a CDS encoding P-II family nitrogen regulator: MKKLEIIIRPSMFDKVKDTLTDMGIHGLNYVEIKGFGRQRGHTEVYRGTTMQVDCLPKIKLEVVLHDDMLETVLNAVVSISRTGQVGDGKIFISDVMDAIRIRTGERGDEAL; encoded by the coding sequence ATGAAAAAGCTAGAAATCATCATCCGGCCCAGCATGTTTGACAAGGTTAAGGACACGCTTACCGACATGGGCATCCACGGCTTGAACTACGTTGAAATCAAGGGTTTTGGTCGCCAGCGCGGGCATACCGAAGTGTATCGCGGCACGACCATGCAGGTGGACTGCCTGCCCAAGATCAAGCTCGAAGTGGTGCTGCACGATGACATGCTCGAAACGGTTCTGAACGCTGTGGTTTCCATCTCCCGCACGGGTCAGGTCGGCGACGGTAAAATTTTCATCAGTGACGTTATGGATGCTATCCGCATCCGCACTGGTGAACGCGGTGACGAGGCTCTGTAG